In one window of Desulforhabdus amnigena DNA:
- a CDS encoding alternate F1F0 ATPase, F1 subunit alpha encodes MDRDRSELVRALDETFDAFNRVVAETPRDFNLQEIGVVRYVGQGIALVEGLPSVKSEELVRFPGDILGMVFNIDPGEIGVILLDESDRLKAGFEVHRTGRVLDVPVGPALLGRVVDAAGRALDNRGTLRLSMRRPVEREVPAIMDRDPVTVPLQTGIKVVDALIPIGRGQRELILGDRQTGKTAIAVDTIINQKESGVICVYCAIGKRNSAVAKVIADLKEHGAMEYSIVVVATEDDPPGLQFTTPYAATTMAEYFLEGGRDVLIVYDDLTRHARAYRELSLLLRRPPGREAFPGDIFYIHSRLLERSTHLRRELGGGSLTALPIVETEAQNISAYIPTNIISITDGQIYLSPDLFQKGILPAVDVGKSVSRVGGKTQLPAYRAVAGDLRLSYAQFEELEAFARFGTRLDEETRKRIDRGRRVREILKQAQYDPMAVPEQIALFLAVNEGLLDETALDEIDREERKIRRRVRDALPELWVEILAGRELTHGDREVLIRAAREALSPASEVVQGANY; translated from the coding sequence ATGGATAGAGATCGATCGGAACTGGTCCGCGCGCTGGACGAAACATTCGATGCCTTTAACCGTGTCGTGGCCGAGACTCCACGGGATTTCAACCTTCAGGAAATCGGTGTCGTCAGGTATGTGGGACAAGGCATTGCACTGGTGGAAGGATTGCCCAGTGTGAAGTCGGAGGAACTGGTGCGTTTTCCTGGAGATATTCTGGGAATGGTGTTCAATATTGATCCTGGAGAAATCGGGGTCATTTTGCTGGACGAAAGCGATCGGCTCAAAGCGGGATTTGAAGTCCACAGGACGGGACGGGTCCTGGATGTTCCCGTGGGACCGGCGTTGTTGGGACGCGTAGTCGACGCCGCGGGGCGGGCGCTCGACAACCGGGGCACTCTTCGACTTTCCATGCGAAGACCTGTTGAACGGGAAGTTCCCGCCATAATGGACCGGGATCCCGTGACCGTTCCCCTGCAAACGGGAATCAAAGTGGTGGATGCACTCATTCCCATCGGGCGCGGACAGCGCGAACTCATTTTGGGAGATCGTCAAACGGGCAAGACGGCCATTGCGGTGGATACCATTATCAATCAAAAAGAGAGCGGAGTCATTTGCGTCTACTGTGCCATCGGGAAACGGAATTCCGCGGTGGCCAAGGTTATCGCCGATCTCAAAGAACATGGAGCCATGGAATATTCCATTGTTGTTGTGGCCACGGAGGATGATCCACCGGGGCTTCAGTTCACGACCCCCTACGCGGCGACGACCATGGCCGAGTATTTTTTGGAGGGAGGACGGGATGTGCTCATCGTCTACGACGATCTGACCCGGCACGCCCGGGCGTACCGTGAACTTTCTCTGCTGCTACGTCGCCCTCCCGGCAGGGAGGCATTCCCGGGAGACATTTTCTATATACACTCCCGCCTTCTGGAGCGTTCGACTCATTTGCGGAGAGAATTGGGCGGAGGTTCCCTGACCGCCCTTCCCATCGTCGAAACGGAGGCTCAGAACATTTCCGCGTATATTCCCACCAATATCATCTCCATCACGGATGGGCAGATCTATCTTTCTCCCGATCTTTTTCAAAAGGGGATTTTGCCCGCCGTGGATGTGGGTAAATCCGTTTCGAGGGTTGGGGGAAAGACGCAGCTTCCCGCTTATCGGGCCGTTGCCGGGGATTTACGGCTTTCCTATGCACAGTTCGAAGAACTGGAGGCTTTTGCACGTTTCGGCACGCGCCTCGATGAAGAGACAAGAAAACGTATCGATCGTGGGCGGCGTGTCCGGGAAATCCTGAAGCAAGCCCAGTACGACCCCATGGCCGTTCCGGAGCAGATCGCTCTTTTCCTGGCTGTAAACGAGGGGCTTCTGGATGAGACTGCCTTGGATGAAATCGACAGGGAAGAGAGGAAGATTAGGAGGCGGGTGAGGGATGCCCTGCCAGAGCTTTGGGTGGAGATCCTTGCGGGGAGGGAGTTGACGCATGGCGACCGGGAGGTGTTGATTCGTGCGGCGCGGGAGGCGCTTTCCCCGGCAAGTGAGGTCGTGCAAGGTGCAAACTATTGA
- a CDS encoding class I SAM-dependent methyltransferase, protein MRFLESEDDYKWVAPIYDPLISPFMLPIRHEVCRISRRLGFLNILDLCSGTGEQCILLDQWGLHVTGVDSSPAMIRIAKSKSPDTIVYHHEDARQLHFPDQTFDCVMSTLAFHEKDPLSRRQIMKEAGRVLMPHGKLLIVDFVCPDDLLSMVSNAFVHWVEWMGGAEHYKNFRNFMRNGGLIGLLKGEGVRISHLKKYHMGATGLALGEF, encoded by the coding sequence ATGCGATTTCTCGAATCAGAGGACGACTACAAATGGGTGGCTCCCATTTATGATCCGTTGATCAGCCCATTCATGCTCCCCATCAGACATGAAGTTTGCCGCATATCGCGACGTCTTGGCTTTCTCAATATTTTAGACCTTTGCAGCGGAACAGGCGAGCAATGCATTCTGCTGGATCAATGGGGGTTGCATGTCACAGGGGTGGATTCGTCTCCCGCAATGATCCGTATTGCCAAAAGCAAGAGTCCCGACACCATTGTGTACCATCATGAAGATGCCCGGCAGTTGCATTTCCCTGACCAGACTTTTGACTGTGTCATGTCCACTCTGGCTTTCCATGAAAAGGATCCGCTTTCCCGCAGGCAGATTATGAAGGAGGCGGGGCGAGTATTAATGCCCCACGGGAAGCTCTTGATCGTAGATTTTGTTTGTCCCGATGATTTGCTCTCGATGGTGAGCAATGCTTTTGTCCATTGGGTGGAATGGATGGGAGGCGCTGAACATTATAAGAACTTCAGGAACTTCATGAGAAACGGAGGGCTGATTGGCCTCTTGAAGGGGGAGGGCGTGCGTATTTCTCATCTTAAAAAATATCACATGGGAGCTACGGGATTGGCTCTCGGGGAGTTCTGA
- a CDS encoding F0F1 ATP synthase subunit B family protein: MLIDWFTVVAQIVNFLVLVALLKHFLYGRIIRAMEVREEKIASRLQDAEDERREALREAEDYRRKAKELEERREELLLMVKEEVEGERKRLLHEARAEVNEFQRKWHENIRQEKDAFLLDLKRRVSVEVCLMARHVLSNLANKQLEKQIMEVFLERLLSHNEEELRVLRESFGQSGGRVLMRSSFEIPEESRARMMEALRDRIGEELDFEFEVSADLICGIELRANAHKIGWNMENYLKTLEEDILRVIEEGAG; this comes from the coding sequence GTGCTCATCGACTGGTTCACGGTGGTCGCCCAGATTGTCAATTTCCTGGTCCTCGTGGCTCTTCTCAAGCATTTTCTCTATGGACGCATCATCCGTGCAATGGAAGTGCGCGAAGAGAAAATCGCTTCCCGTTTGCAAGATGCGGAGGATGAGCGAAGGGAAGCGCTGCGTGAAGCTGAGGACTATCGCAGAAAGGCGAAGGAGCTGGAGGAAAGGCGCGAAGAGTTGCTTCTGATGGTCAAGGAGGAAGTCGAGGGGGAGAGGAAGAGACTCCTCCATGAGGCGCGTGCGGAAGTGAATGAATTCCAGCGAAAATGGCATGAAAACATACGCCAGGAAAAGGATGCGTTCCTTCTGGATTTGAAAAGGCGAGTCAGTGTGGAAGTGTGCCTTATGGCGCGGCACGTGCTGTCGAACTTGGCCAATAAGCAGCTGGAAAAGCAGATCATGGAGGTCTTCCTGGAGCGCCTTCTTTCCCATAATGAAGAAGAACTGAGGGTACTCAGAGAATCTTTCGGGCAATCCGGGGGAAGGGTCCTGATGCGAAGCTCGTTTGAGATTCCTGAGGAATCGCGGGCAAGAATGATGGAAGCTCTGAGAGATCGTATAGGTGAGGAGCTGGACTTTGAGTTTGAAGTGTCGGCGGATCTGATTTGCGGAATCGAACTGAGGGCAAACGCGCATAAGATTGGCTGGAATATGGAAAATTATCTCAAAACTCTCGAGGAGGATATTCTGAGAGTCATAGAGGAAGGTGCCGGCTGA
- a CDS encoding F0F1 ATP synthase subunit epsilon, with translation MRLKVFLPTEILVDEEVTKVIARAENGAFCLLPRHIDFVTALVPGILMFVNGEGEENFMAVDEGTLVKCGREVLVSTRNAVLGPVLGGLEQTIYKQFRTLDDREKAVQSAVAKLEANLVRRFMELK, from the coding sequence ATGAGACTCAAGGTTTTTCTTCCCACGGAAATCTTGGTCGATGAAGAAGTAACCAAGGTGATCGCCCGTGCGGAAAACGGGGCCTTCTGCCTCTTGCCGAGGCATATTGATTTTGTGACCGCCCTGGTTCCCGGTATCCTCATGTTTGTAAACGGGGAAGGGGAGGAAAATTTCATGGCGGTGGACGAGGGGACTCTGGTCAAGTGTGGCCGGGAGGTTCTCGTTTCTACCCGTAACGCTGTTTTGGGACCCGTCCTGGGCGGTTTGGAGCAGACTATTTATAAACAATTCCGCACGCTGGATGATCGTGAGAAGGCCGTTCAATCCGCCGTTGCCAAACTCGAAGCCAACCTCGTTCGACGCTTCATGGAATTGAAATAG
- the atpD gene encoding F0F1 ATP synthase subunit beta translates to MSESQTTNDPTFREGKVLGVRSSVVDVHFPRGLPSLYSILKAGQDGRILIEVISHLNSKTIRGIALTPTQGLARNSVVVDTGMPLQVPVGRELLGRVFNVFGQTIDRKGPVAGEEWRSIHRPPVPLYRQSATSELFETGIKAIDVLVPLERGGKAGLFGGAGVGKTVLIGEMIHNMVGKHEGVSIFCGIGERSREGEELYREMKEAGVLENTVMIFGQMNEPPGARFRVGHAALTMAEYFRDDARQDVLLLIDNIFRFIQAGAEVSGFMGRLPSRLGYQPTLGTELAELEERISNTATGAITSVQAVYVPADDFTDPAAVHTFGHLSASIVLSRKRASEGLYPAIDTLKSGSKMLVPHVVGEKHYKIAREVRKTLADYEDLKDIIAMLGIEELSREDRMTVYRARRLERFLTQPFFVTEHFTGYEGKFVGLEAALEGCERILDDEFTDYPEGSLYMIGEINEVRER, encoded by the coding sequence ATGTCCGAATCCCAAACCACAAACGATCCCACGTTCCGTGAAGGAAAAGTCCTGGGAGTGCGCAGCAGCGTGGTGGATGTTCATTTTCCAAGGGGGTTGCCGTCCCTCTACAGCATTCTCAAAGCCGGTCAAGATGGCCGGATTCTCATCGAAGTGATTTCTCATCTCAATTCCAAGACTATCCGTGGGATCGCACTGACACCGACTCAGGGACTTGCGAGAAATTCGGTGGTGGTCGATACGGGTATGCCGCTTCAGGTTCCCGTGGGAAGGGAACTGCTGGGCCGGGTGTTCAATGTTTTTGGGCAGACCATCGACAGAAAAGGGCCGGTCGCCGGAGAGGAATGGAGGTCCATTCATCGTCCTCCCGTCCCCCTCTACCGTCAGTCCGCCACATCGGAACTCTTTGAAACGGGAATCAAGGCGATTGACGTACTGGTGCCTCTTGAACGGGGGGGAAAGGCGGGGCTTTTCGGTGGGGCCGGCGTGGGGAAGACGGTCCTGATCGGCGAGATGATCCACAATATGGTCGGCAAGCATGAAGGGGTGAGCATTTTTTGCGGCATAGGGGAACGCAGCCGGGAAGGCGAGGAACTCTACCGTGAGATGAAAGAGGCCGGTGTTCTGGAGAATACGGTCATGATTTTCGGCCAGATGAATGAACCTCCGGGGGCCAGATTTCGCGTGGGGCATGCGGCTCTCACCATGGCTGAATACTTTCGGGATGATGCCAGGCAGGATGTGCTGCTCCTCATTGACAACATCTTCCGGTTCATCCAGGCGGGAGCGGAAGTGTCAGGGTTCATGGGGCGCCTTCCGTCTCGTCTCGGGTATCAACCCACTCTGGGGACGGAACTGGCCGAATTGGAAGAAAGAATCAGCAATACGGCCACGGGGGCCATAACTTCCGTTCAGGCGGTTTATGTGCCGGCTGATGATTTTACGGACCCGGCGGCAGTTCACACTTTCGGACACCTGTCCGCATCCATTGTTCTTTCCCGAAAGAGGGCGAGTGAGGGGCTTTACCCTGCCATCGATACCCTCAAGTCCGGGTCCAAAATGCTGGTTCCGCACGTGGTGGGTGAAAAACATTACAAAATCGCGCGGGAAGTGCGGAAAACACTCGCGGACTACGAGGACCTGAAGGATATTATCGCCATGCTGGGGATAGAAGAACTGTCACGGGAAGACCGTATGACGGTTTATCGCGCCCGCCGCCTGGAGCGCTTCTTGACACAACCCTTTTTTGTGACGGAACATTTTACGGGCTACGAGGGAAAGTTCGTCGGTCTGGAAGCTGCATTGGAAGGGTGCGAACGGATTTTGGACGATGAGTTCACAGACTATCCTGAAGGAAGCCTTTATATGATCGGCGAAATCAATGAAGTCAGGGAAAGATGA
- a CDS encoding F0F1 ATP synthase subunit A, protein MHITPDSIVYWQSGMASLNATIVYTWIVMALLTLISWLVTRSLSTGPQMSRWQNFLEVLVTAIRDQIRDVGQQKARQYLPFIGTLFLFVATSNLLSIVPGFRPPTGSLSTTTALAICVFIAVPLYGIADSGFKAYLKNYIRPSVFMLPFNVMGELSRTIALAVRLFGNIMSGSMLSAILLALAPLFFPILMQLLGLLTGLIQAYIFSILAMVYIASGTRAHEELESRREEN, encoded by the coding sequence ATGCACATTACTCCTGACAGTATTGTCTACTGGCAAAGCGGTATGGCTTCTTTGAATGCCACCATCGTTTACACCTGGATCGTGATGGCGCTTTTGACCCTGATCTCCTGGCTGGTGACTCGAAGTCTATCCACAGGGCCCCAAATGTCCCGTTGGCAAAACTTTCTGGAAGTTCTCGTGACCGCGATACGGGACCAGATTCGAGATGTCGGTCAACAGAAGGCCAGGCAATATCTGCCTTTTATCGGAACGCTCTTTTTGTTTGTCGCGACTTCGAATCTCTTGTCCATCGTTCCCGGCTTCCGACCACCCACGGGATCCCTTTCGACGACAACGGCTCTGGCCATCTGCGTTTTTATTGCTGTCCCTCTATATGGAATTGCCGATAGCGGCTTCAAGGCCTATTTGAAGAATTATATTCGTCCGAGCGTCTTCATGCTTCCTTTCAATGTCATGGGCGAGTTGTCCCGGACTATCGCCCTGGCTGTCCGTCTTTTTGGAAATATCATGAGCGGAAGCATGCTCTCCGCCATCCTGCTTGCCCTCGCCCCGCTCTTTTTTCCCATTTTGATGCAACTGCTGGGGCTCCTGACCGGATTGATCCAGGCTTATATATTTTCTATTCTGGCCATGGTCTATATCGCTTCGGGAACCCGAGCTCACGAGGAACTGGAGTCGAGACGCGAAGAGAACTGA
- a CDS encoding ATP synthase subunit I, with amino-acid sequence MDWIFSCFFAGMGIGLFYFGGLWMTVSRIRSVRHPAVLSLVSFWGRTVLSLWGFYLIMDRNWVNLLVCLAGFLLARWIMIRRLRPA; translated from the coding sequence TTGGACTGGATATTTTCCTGTTTTTTTGCGGGGATGGGAATCGGCCTTTTCTACTTCGGCGGACTCTGGATGACCGTGAGCAGGATTCGTTCGGTGCGCCATCCGGCGGTTTTGTCCCTGGTCAGTTTTTGGGGACGCACTGTATTGAGTTTATGGGGGTTTTATCTCATTATGGATCGCAACTGGGTGAATCTTTTGGTCTGCCTGGCGGGATTCCTGCTCGCGCGATGGATCATGATAAGGCGTTTGCGTCCCGCATAA
- a CDS encoding response regulator, producing MRPYLVILADDHMMFRDGVRRIIEETSDIKVIGEVKDGFELLKFLKKSPPDMIILDISMPNLRGIEATREIKKNHPLVKVLILTMHKDKEYLYYALAEGADGYILKEDTDTELLAAIKSIRNGNVYISPLLSSQMSQLITQSSRGSEPEPLTESLTTREREVLKLIAEAKSSKEIADLLCVSVRTVQHHRSNIMKKLNVKKSTDLVKYAIRKGYTLLGI from the coding sequence ATGCGCCCTTACCTCGTTATCCTGGCTGACGATCACATGATGTTTCGAGATGGAGTCAGGAGGATTATCGAAGAGACTTCCGACATTAAGGTGATAGGAGAAGTCAAGGATGGCTTCGAACTTTTGAAATTTTTGAAAAAATCCCCGCCCGACATGATCATCCTGGACATTTCCATGCCCAATCTGCGGGGGATAGAAGCGACCCGGGAAATCAAAAAAAACCACCCCCTCGTCAAGGTATTGATTTTAACGATGCATAAGGACAAGGAATATCTGTATTATGCCCTCGCGGAGGGCGCTGACGGATACATATTGAAAGAAGATACGGACACCGAGCTGCTCGCCGCCATCAAAAGTATTCGAAATGGGAATGTTTATATTTCCCCCCTTCTTTCCAGCCAAATGTCTCAGCTGATCACCCAGTCTTCGCGGGGCTCGGAGCCCGAACCCCTTACGGAATCCCTGACAACGAGAGAAAGGGAGGTTTTGAAACTCATAGCCGAGGCGAAATCAAGCAAGGAAATTGCCGATCTCTTATGTGTGAGCGTGCGAACGGTTCAACATCACCGCTCCAACATAATGAAAAAATTGAATGTAAAAAAAAGCACCGATCTTGTGAAGTACGCTATTCGCAAGGGATATACATTGCTCGGCATCTGA
- a CDS encoding F0F1 ATP synthase subunit C — protein sequence MDNVSIIAMVSIFTAGITMAIGSIGPALGEARALSQALNAIAQQPDEATTITRTLFVGIAMVESTGIYCFVVSMILIFANPFWNYVTRAGG from the coding sequence ATGGATAATGTGAGTATCATAGCGATGGTATCCATTTTCACGGCAGGCATCACCATGGCCATCGGTTCCATTGGGCCGGCGCTGGGGGAGGCAAGAGCGCTGTCGCAGGCTTTGAATGCCATTGCCCAGCAGCCGGACGAAGCCACCACCATCACGCGCACCCTTTTCGTGGGGATTGCCATGGTGGAATCGACGGGCATCTACTGCTTTGTGGTGTCAATGATTTTAATCTTCGCCAATCCTTTCTGGAATTACGTCACCAGGGCGGGAGGATGA
- a CDS encoding F0F1 ATP synthase subunit gamma, protein MQTIESLKKQIESAEDLESIVHTMKALAAVNIRQYERAVEALAEYMRTIELGLQAVLQKRVKKKGRSAPHASSRIGAVVFGSDQGMCGQLNDQIVSHTFATLDNMNLSRDGRFLLAVGERTRVRLEDLGLEVQETFPVPGSPAGITAMVQEMLIKIEEWYLEVELDRILLFFSKPLSGASYRPQTVHLLPLDEKWLRKLKEKPWPTRILPTFTMEWDPLFSSLVRQYFFVSLYSAFAQSLASENASRLASMQGAEKNIKERLNELVQQFHRLRQESITEELLDIVSGFEALTHGRG, encoded by the coding sequence GTGCAAACTATTGAATCTCTAAAAAAACAGATCGAAAGCGCCGAAGATCTGGAATCCATTGTACACACCATGAAGGCGCTGGCCGCTGTCAACATCCGGCAGTATGAAAGGGCTGTGGAGGCGCTCGCGGAATACATGCGCACCATCGAACTGGGGCTTCAGGCGGTTCTTCAAAAGCGGGTTAAAAAGAAAGGGCGTTCAGCTCCCCATGCCTCATCCCGCATAGGTGCCGTTGTCTTCGGATCGGACCAGGGAATGTGCGGTCAGCTCAACGATCAGATTGTCTCTCATACCTTTGCCACACTGGACAATATGAATCTGTCCAGGGATGGTCGATTTCTCCTGGCAGTGGGAGAGCGGACGAGGGTCCGGTTGGAGGATTTGGGCCTTGAGGTGCAGGAAACCTTTCCCGTCCCGGGATCCCCTGCCGGCATCACTGCTATGGTTCAGGAGATGCTGATCAAGATTGAAGAGTGGTACCTGGAAGTTGAATTGGATCGAATTCTTCTCTTTTTCAGCAAGCCACTTTCGGGCGCGTCCTACCGGCCTCAGACGGTGCACCTTCTTCCTCTAGATGAAAAATGGCTTCGCAAGCTAAAAGAAAAGCCATGGCCGACCCGCATTCTGCCAACTTTCACCATGGAATGGGATCCCCTCTTTTCATCTCTGGTGCGGCAGTATTTTTTTGTTTCCCTTTACAGTGCGTTCGCTCAGTCTCTTGCAAGTGAAAATGCAAGCCGGCTTGCATCCATGCAGGGTGCTGAAAAAAACATCAAAGAACGTCTGAACGAACTCGTACAGCAGTTCCACCGGTTGAGGCAGGAATCCATTACGGAGGAACTGCTGGACATTGTTTCGGGATTTGAAGCGCTCACCCACGGGAGGGGATAG
- a CDS encoding PAS domain S-box protein produces the protein MRDEFKTKKQLISELVELRRKVAATETSVCENTGIPPNKPHKGATAGGETKAGISPDVLEASKNDGDFFTGEYSGEFQVSEHEHAIKTSSEIARMPHLLLESLPHPAMLIRKDLTILAANQLALRMGAKIEGLCWREFAKGKYIPQVDKEYIEKNMGQLPPGGTRCSFCLAAKALDKKKAFHLANISLFGCIWQVWWIPIDTNTFLHYAIDTTESRLSEEKLKASEARFREFFNHMSSGAVVFDFLEGKNHFIFRDINRAGEKIVQVKREDLVGKSPLEVFPRIKEMGIPEVFKRVWESGTPEHHPVSFHDTKGMNRWVETYVFKLPSGEIVAVFDDVSDRKQAEEAVRYSQARYRAVVEDQTELISRFSQDGTLTFVNEAYCRYFRESREELIGSKFWHHLPEADHSKLKKHISCLTPEKPVAVIEHRIVAPDGEIHWVRWTDRAIFDDQSNLVEYQAVGLDITKGKRAELLSKARAKRIHLLNRIIGWGNKSPDLKCLLEKFLDSTIHLMHFDGGGIYLPNEAGKFTELHHQKGLSEEFLAQLNRPKCRTRIGDLHNRRKKPLFLDSLSDILPDSSDQKGFKCFVLIPLFASTRCIGAVHLFGKNKRSFTPEEKRTFQTIGREMGTVIAKMQAEEALRESENKLRSLSMQLLSAQEKERRRISKELHDELGQALMVLKLRVRLIERQLKEGQEDLRNDCEETLQYVDEIIENVRRLSRDLSPSILEDLGLSAALRWLFEDFRRHHKIKCIFDISGLKEPFSKEMEIAIYRIFQESLTNIVKHAEATSVIIVAKKINGVILSTIEDNGKGFCLQEHSGKKAIEKGMGLPAMDERVRMLGGSLDIWSRKGEGTRITFTIPIEQKGNE, from the coding sequence ATGCGTGATGAATTCAAGACAAAAAAGCAGCTCATCAGCGAATTGGTCGAGCTGCGGCGTAAAGTGGCTGCAACGGAAACATCCGTTTGCGAAAATACCGGTATCCCCCCAAACAAGCCCCATAAAGGAGCTACGGCCGGGGGAGAAACCAAGGCAGGCATTTCACCGGACGTACTGGAAGCTTCAAAAAACGATGGGGACTTCTTCACCGGGGAATATTCGGGAGAGTTCCAGGTCTCCGAACACGAGCACGCCATAAAGACTTCGTCAGAGATCGCCAGGATGCCCCATCTGCTCCTGGAGAGCCTGCCTCATCCCGCCATGCTCATTCGCAAAGATCTCACGATTCTGGCTGCCAACCAACTCGCTCTTCGGATGGGCGCAAAGATTGAGGGGCTCTGTTGGCGAGAATTCGCGAAGGGCAAATATATCCCTCAGGTCGACAAGGAATACATCGAAAAGAATATGGGGCAGCTCCCTCCCGGCGGAACCAGATGTTCGTTTTGTCTGGCAGCCAAAGCTCTGGACAAGAAGAAAGCTTTTCATCTGGCAAATATCAGTTTGTTCGGATGCATCTGGCAGGTATGGTGGATTCCCATCGATACGAATACTTTTCTTCACTACGCCATCGACACCACCGAATCCAGGTTATCCGAGGAAAAGCTCAAAGCGAGCGAAGCCAGATTCCGGGAGTTTTTCAATCATATGAGTAGTGGTGCGGTTGTGTTCGATTTCCTGGAAGGGAAGAACCATTTCATATTTCGAGATATAAACCGTGCAGGTGAAAAGATCGTACAAGTAAAGAGAGAAGATTTAGTCGGTAAAAGTCCGCTGGAAGTTTTTCCCAGGATAAAGGAAATGGGAATCCCCGAGGTGTTCAAAAGAGTCTGGGAAAGCGGAACCCCGGAGCATCATCCCGTTTCTTTCCACGATACAAAAGGTATGAACCGATGGGTCGAAACCTATGTCTTCAAGCTTCCATCGGGGGAGATTGTTGCTGTTTTCGATGATGTCAGCGACCGGAAACAAGCTGAAGAGGCGGTACGCTACAGTCAGGCACGCTATCGTGCCGTTGTGGAAGATCAGACGGAACTGATTTCACGTTTTTCACAGGATGGAACCCTGACTTTTGTCAATGAGGCATATTGCCGTTATTTTCGGGAATCCCGAGAAGAGCTGATCGGAAGCAAGTTTTGGCATCACCTGCCCGAGGCGGATCACTCGAAATTGAAAAAACATATTTCCTGTTTGACCCCGGAAAAACCGGTTGCGGTCATAGAACACCGGATTGTTGCTCCAGATGGGGAAATACACTGGGTGAGATGGACAGATCGAGCCATCTTTGACGATCAATCCAATCTGGTGGAATACCAGGCCGTGGGTTTGGATATCACGAAGGGAAAGCGCGCCGAGCTGCTGTCCAAGGCGCGGGCGAAAAGGATTCATCTTCTCAACCGGATCATCGGTTGGGGAAATAAATCTCCTGACCTCAAATGCCTTCTGGAGAAGTTTCTGGATTCTACGATTCATTTGATGCATTTCGATGGAGGGGGAATTTATCTTCCCAATGAAGCAGGAAAGTTCACAGAGTTGCATCATCAAAAAGGGCTGTCCGAGGAGTTCCTGGCTCAACTGAATCGTCCCAAATGCAGGACGCGAATAGGTGATCTGCACAATAGAAGAAAAAAGCCCCTTTTCCTGGACAGTCTTTCGGACATCCTGCCGGATAGCTCAGACCAAAAGGGATTCAAATGCTTTGTTTTGATTCCCCTTTTTGCAAGTACTCGCTGTATCGGAGCGGTTCATCTGTTTGGAAAGAATAAACGCAGTTTCACGCCGGAGGAAAAAAGGACTTTTCAGACCATCGGTCGCGAAATGGGCACGGTCATTGCCAAAATGCAGGCGGAAGAGGCTTTGAGGGAATCCGAGAACAAACTGCGTTCTCTCTCCATGCAGCTTCTTTCAGCACAGGAAAAAGAACGCAGGCGCATCTCCAAAGAATTGCACGATGAACTGGGTCAGGCCCTCATGGTACTCAAACTCAGAGTGCGGCTGATAGAAAGACAGTTGAAGGAGGGGCAGGAAGACCTGCGGAACGACTGCGAAGAAACTCTTCAGTACGTGGATGAAATCATTGAAAATGTACGCCGGCTTTCTCGCGACTTGAGTCCCTCCATCCTGGAAGACCTGGGGCTTTCTGCGGCTCTTCGATGGCTCTTCGAGGACTTCAGGAGACACCACAAGATCAAATGCATCTTTGACATTTCGGGGCTAAAAGAGCCTTTTTCAAAAGAGATGGAGATTGCAATCTATCGAATTTTCCAGGAATCCCTTACGAACATCGTCAAACATGCCGAAGCCACTTCTGTCATCATTGTGGCAAAGAAAATAAATGGCGTCATTCTATCCACCATCGAAGACAATGGAAAAGGTTTTTGCCTGCAGGAACACTCCGGTAAGAAAGCCATAGAGAAGGGCATGGGCCTTCCCGCCATGGATGAACGCGTTCGCATGCTGGGAGGCTCATTGGATATCTGGAGCAGGAAAGGGGAAGGAACCCGTATAACTTTCACCATCCCCATAGAACAAAAAGGAAATGAATAA
- a CDS encoding AtpZ/AtpI family protein — protein MKTRPSKHPGREEIHAELGRRVGREESRKLKARREKRRSVWFGLGMFGLVGWSVAIPTLAGIALGVWIDVTWPSRFSWTLMLLFVGVVLGCLNAWLWVKRESEKD, from the coding sequence ATGAAGACCAGGCCTTCCAAACATCCAGGGCGAGAAGAAATCCATGCGGAACTGGGGCGCAGGGTGGGGCGGGAGGAATCCCGCAAGTTGAAAGCAAGAAGAGAAAAGCGGCGGAGTGTCTGGTTTGGCTTGGGAATGTTCGGCCTTGTGGGGTGGTCGGTGGCCATACCGACTCTTGCCGGCATAGCCTTGGGGGTCTGGATCGATGTGACCTGGCCGAGCCGCTTTTCCTGGACCCTCATGCTGCTTTTTGTCGGAGTCGTACTGGGCTGTTTGAATGCATGGCTTTGGGTCAAGCGGGAAAGTGAGAAGGACTGA